A single Arachidicoccus sp. BS20 DNA region contains:
- a CDS encoding ABC transporter permease, translating to MWLHYLKTAWRNLVRNRIFSVINIFGLSIGLCCAMLILLYVKDETSFDKFHKNGKNIYQVVTEFKIKGEDNKTSVTGILPGPRFTQNVPGIKAFVRFQQAGENTKIGADIQFQRLFRVDSNFFSVFTFPLVSGNPATCLKEPYSIVLSEDAAKKHFGTTNAIGKVVMLKDDSAFVPYKVTAVAKNCPQNSSIRFEALAPLKISDADAKDDHQWFSDYLNTFVVLDNKANPKTVEKQMQNFYKQDVKQAFADMKKQFGDMLTDAGSYYLQPYTDMHFSKDYGPTNGMTGAGNPIYSYILSGIALFVLLIGCINFVNLTVARSVKRAKEIGIRKVVGGDRKQLIKQFLGESFLLCFIAFALALLLTKLVLPFFNTLANKQLAFSYLFDAKLIAAYVLLFVFTGLLAGFYPALVLSGFDPVKILYNKFSLSGKNYLQKTLVVVQFVLAAFLITITFVMYMQFNHLTHAKLGYDDSNLVLVNQDASHSKASVLKTMLLKNPNIENVAAKNGGMYNTLGTLSNDSTIQFRGETVNESFLPTLKIPIIQGRNFSTQFPSDSNNSILVNEAFAKQAGWANPIGQTVKFLDNKKTYQVVGLVKDYHYASMNEKIGPQLFTMRNNFSYGTFYIKIKPGTESESLKFIQKTFRQMFPLSPYSYAFKNDENKQQYSDIAKWKQIVLFGAILTIFISCIGLFGLSILSAEKRTKEIGIRKVYGASVSSIIKLLSKDFLKLVLLALIISTPFAWIAAYKFLQSMTYRISLSWWIFFIPDLLVVLIAFATIYFQTNRTAKANPVKSLKTE from the coding sequence ATGTGGTTACACTATCTCAAAACAGCCTGGCGCAACCTGGTGCGCAACAGGATTTTTTCTGTGATTAATATTTTCGGGTTGAGCATTGGACTTTGCTGCGCCATGCTTATTCTTTTGTATGTAAAAGATGAAACGAGCTTTGACAAGTTTCACAAAAATGGGAAGAATATTTATCAGGTTGTAACAGAATTTAAGATTAAGGGAGAAGATAATAAAACAAGCGTTACGGGAATATTGCCCGGACCGCGTTTTACACAAAATGTTCCGGGCATTAAAGCTTTTGTGCGCTTTCAGCAAGCAGGCGAAAACACGAAAATAGGCGCAGATATTCAATTTCAAAGATTGTTTCGCGTGGATTCAAATTTCTTCTCGGTTTTTACTTTTCCATTAGTCAGCGGCAATCCTGCAACTTGTTTGAAAGAGCCTTATTCCATCGTGCTCTCGGAAGATGCCGCTAAGAAACATTTTGGTACAACAAATGCCATTGGCAAAGTTGTAATGTTGAAGGATGACAGCGCATTCGTTCCTTACAAAGTAACCGCTGTGGCAAAAAATTGCCCGCAAAACTCTTCCATTCGTTTTGAAGCATTAGCGCCGCTCAAAATTTCAGATGCGGATGCAAAAGACGACCATCAATGGTTCAGTGATTACTTAAACACGTTTGTTGTTTTGGATAATAAAGCCAATCCGAAAACTGTTGAAAAGCAAATGCAGAATTTTTATAAGCAGGATGTAAAGCAAGCGTTTGCCGATATGAAAAAACAGTTCGGCGATATGCTTACCGATGCAGGCAGCTATTATTTACAGCCTTATACAGACATGCATTTCAGTAAAGATTATGGTCCGACAAATGGCATGACCGGCGCAGGCAATCCTATATATTCCTACATTCTTTCCGGTATCGCTCTGTTTGTATTGCTGATTGGGTGCATCAATTTTGTAAATCTTACCGTTGCACGTTCCGTGAAGCGCGCTAAAGAAATCGGCATACGTAAAGTCGTCGGCGGCGACAGAAAGCAACTCATCAAACAATTTTTAGGTGAATCGTTTTTGCTTTGCTTTATTGCTTTCGCATTGGCATTGTTGCTTACCAAACTTGTGTTACCGTTCTTTAACACGCTTGCCAACAAACAGCTTGCGTTTTCTTATTTGTTTGATGCAAAATTAATTGCGGCTTATGTGTTACTCTTTGTTTTCACGGGCTTGCTTGCGGGTTTTTATCCTGCATTGGTGTTGTCGGGCTTTGACCCTGTAAAAATTTTGTATAACAAATTCAGCCTTTCAGGGAAAAATTATTTGCAGAAAACATTGGTGGTGGTGCAGTTTGTACTGGCAGCATTTTTAATTACTATCACGTTTGTGATGTATATGCAGTTCAATCATCTGACACACGCAAAATTGGGTTATGATGATAGCAATCTTGTGTTGGTTAATCAAGATGCATCGCACAGCAAAGCATCGGTATTGAAAACAATGTTGCTGAAAAATCCGAATATTGAAAACGTTGCTGCAAAAAATGGCGGTATGTACAATACACTTGGTACGCTAAGTAATGACTCAACGATACAGTTCCGGGGCGAAACCGTTAACGAATCATTTCTGCCTACGTTGAAAATCCCGATTATTCAAGGCAGAAATTTTTCGACACAATTTCCTTCCGATTCCAACAATTCAATATTGGTAAATGAAGCGTTTGCAAAGCAAGCGGGTTGGGCAAATCCCATAGGGCAAACAGTTAAATTTTTGGATAATAAAAAAACGTATCAGGTAGTGGGTTTGGTAAAAGATTATCATTATGCATCGATGAACGAAAAGATTGGTCCGCAATTATTTACTATGCGGAACAATTTTTCTTACGGAACATTTTATATCAAAATAAAACCCGGCACAGAAAGCGAAAGCCTGAAGTTTATACAAAAAACATTCAGGCAAATGTTCCCGTTAAGCCCGTATTCCTACGCATTCAAGAACGATGAGAACAAGCAGCAATACAGCGATATTGCCAAGTGGAAACAAATTGTTTTGTTCGGCGCCATACTCACGATTTTTATTTCTTGTATCGGCTTATTTGGTTTGTCCATTTTATCGGCAGAAAAACGAACCAAAGAAATCGGTATACGCAAAGTGTACGGCGCATCGGTCAGCAGTATCATTAAATTATTATCGAAAGATTTTTTAAAACTGGTGTTGCTCGCATTGATTATTTCAACGCCGTTTGCCTGGATTGCCGCATATAAATTTTTGCAAAGCATGACATACAGAATTTCGTTGAGCTGGTGGATATTTTTCATTCCTGATTTGTTGGTGGTGTTGATTGCATTTGCAACCATTTATTTTCAAACCAACAGAACCGCAAAAGCCAATCCTGTGAAGAGTTTGAAAACGGAATAA
- a CDS encoding efflux RND transporter periplasmic adaptor subunit, translating into MDRVIEQKKWNRKRILTIVGIVALVALIGASFYYARGGSKLNVDKERITISEVTKGQFKNYIPVNGVVMPISTIYLDVTEGGRVEERYVEDGAMMKKGQPILRLSNTDLMMSLVEQQNSVYNTLMQEQIAQNSARQTSVSNMNQMADVEQQLQEAKRLYDLNKKLYEQKALDYQTYQQSKISYDYLVKKKELQENLLSQDSVNKAQQLVQQNKLYAGANDALSLMQKKVGDLIVRAPVDGQLTSLDAEVGQNKPAGTRLGQIDVISDYKVQVDVDEHYINNVFPGLTGNAVVGNDTLNLIVKKVYPSVADGKFKVDMAFKNKAPNVIHRGQSLQILLTLSDDRPALLLPRGGFYQQTGGNWIFKLSKDGTTAYKAEIQLGGQNPDYYEVVKGLEPGDQVITSSYENFGDNQELIIK; encoded by the coding sequence GTGGACAGAGTAATTGAACAAAAAAAATGGAACAGGAAACGCATATTGACCATCGTCGGAATTGTGGCTTTGGTTGCGTTAATAGGCGCAAGTTTTTACTACGCGCGCGGCGGCAGCAAGCTAAATGTAGATAAAGAACGGATTACCATCAGCGAGGTAACCAAAGGGCAGTTTAAAAATTATATTCCCGTAAACGGCGTGGTAATGCCTATTTCAACCATCTACCTCGACGTAACGGAAGGCGGTCGTGTAGAAGAACGCTATGTGGAAGACGGCGCTATGATGAAGAAAGGTCAGCCTATTCTTCGTCTTTCAAATACTGATTTGATGATGAGCCTGGTGGAACAGCAAAATAGTGTGTATAACACTTTGATGCAGGAGCAGATTGCGCAAAACAGCGCACGCCAGACATCGGTAAGCAATATGAACCAGATGGCAGATGTAGAGCAACAGTTACAGGAGGCAAAGCGCCTGTACGATTTGAATAAAAAATTGTATGAGCAAAAAGCGCTCGATTATCAAACATATCAGCAATCGAAAATCAGCTACGATTATCTGGTAAAGAAAAAAGAATTACAGGAAAATTTATTGTCGCAGGATTCTGTAAACAAGGCGCAACAATTGGTGCAGCAAAATAAATTGTATGCCGGTGCAAACGATGCACTTAGTTTAATGCAGAAAAAAGTAGGCGACCTGATTGTTCGCGCTCCGGTGGATGGACAATTGACTTCGCTCGACGCGGAAGTAGGACAAAACAAACCCGCGGGAACGAGGCTTGGGCAAATCGACGTCATCAGCGATTATAAAGTGCAGGTAGATGTGGATGAACATTATATCAACAATGTATTTCCGGGATTAACGGGCAATGCTGTTGTGGGCAACGACACGCTGAATCTGATTGTGAAAAAAGTTTACCCTTCCGTTGCCGATGGAAAGTTTAAAGTGGATATGGCATTTAAAAATAAAGCACCTAATGTTATTCATCGTGGTCAAAGCCTGCAAATATTGCTTACGCTTAGCGACGACAGACCTGCATTATTGTTGCCTCGCGGCGGGTTTTATCAGCAAACAGGCGGTAACTGGATTTTCAAACTAAGTAAAGACGGCACTACGGCGTACAAAGCAGAGATTCAGCTTGGCGGTCAGAATCCCGACTATTATGAAGTTGTAAAAGGGCTAGAACCCGGCGACCAGGTAATTACCAGCAGCTACGAAAACTTCGGAGATAATCAGGAACTGATAATCAAGTAA
- a CDS encoding ABC transporter permease, whose product MFTHYLKVAWINLRKNTAASFINILGLAIGISASLIIFMIVRYDSSFDKWEPHNQNVYRVYTYSGADDINSGVTTALPQAIRDKVAGVDVVSHVLLLNGSSAALVETGKGAMKPFPKNNGVVFADAGFFSVFPHKWLVGNPKSALDVPNTIVISKSSAEIFFPKQNLSDIIGKRIIFSDSINVTVSGIVDDLKENSDFNYKIFISYPTITSSERLKKLYGWEHWGHVSYASLCVVRLKDGTNPALVEKQLKEIDYANNKPDPGMSGDEPKLLPISQNHYAMDVDGTISKATLFNLSLIALFILSLAVINYINLSTAQSSLRAKEVGVRKTFGGSERQIRFQFLMETFVITLLSALLAVVLVPLLMKGFAGYIPKGFTFFNVLNAEGIGCLTVLMVALTFVAGIYPALVLARFEPVKVLKGNTSGKGYKNSLTRKILIISQFAVAQILLVLVITVSRQIHYSLNKDLGYKNIKGIISFYAPDARKVKSNKYVLVNKLQQLPGVSEVSLGSAAPTSAIQSISVASTIVKGKELHFSVWQFLGDTNYIHLFGIPLTAGSNITTNMAADPFGVLVNETFARQIGYSSPLNAVNQVFDFDGNKVIIRGVLHDFSMGSTKSSIKPMLYFYDAPHAGFVHILLSGEPDDWQATLRKIQAVYHALYPGNTFDYTFLDQSIEKLYKEDIAISQVLTWATGLTIFISCLGLFGLVTFMANRRRKEIGIRKVLGASVYQIVAMLSKSMLQLVVIASLIAFPFAWYFSHEWLNGFAYKISVGWWVFIASAAGMMLIALSVLAMRAWKSAKENPVKSLKTE is encoded by the coding sequence ATGTTCACACATTATCTCAAAGTCGCATGGATTAATCTGCGTAAAAATACAGCCGCAAGCTTTATCAATATTCTTGGACTGGCAATTGGCATAAGCGCCTCGCTGATTATTTTTATGATTGTACGCTACGACAGCAGCTTTGATAAATGGGAACCGCACAACCAAAACGTCTATCGCGTATATACTTATTCGGGAGCAGACGACATTAATTCCGGTGTAACTACGGCATTGCCGCAAGCCATCAGGGACAAGGTTGCGGGCGTGGATGTGGTATCTCATGTACTTTTATTGAACGGTTCTTCCGCTGCGCTTGTGGAAACGGGGAAAGGCGCTATGAAGCCTTTTCCCAAAAATAACGGCGTTGTCTTTGCCGATGCCGGTTTCTTTTCTGTTTTCCCGCATAAATGGCTTGTAGGTAATCCGAAAAGCGCGCTGGATGTTCCGAACACGATAGTGATTTCCAAATCGTCAGCCGAAATTTTTTTTCCTAAACAAAATTTATCCGACATCATCGGCAAGCGCATTATTTTCAGTGATAGTATCAACGTAACCGTTTCCGGTATTGTGGACGATTTGAAAGAGAACAGCGATTTTAATTATAAAATTTTCATTTCTTACCCAACCATTACAAGCAGCGAACGACTAAAGAAACTTTATGGCTGGGAACATTGGGGGCACGTAAGCTACGCTTCGCTTTGTGTGGTGCGGTTAAAAGACGGAACGAACCCGGCACTTGTTGAGAAGCAATTAAAAGAGATAGACTATGCTAATAATAAGCCTGACCCGGGAATGAGCGGCGATGAACCAAAGTTGTTGCCCATAAGTCAAAATCATTATGCAATGGATGTTGACGGAACTATATCGAAAGCTACTCTGTTTAATTTATCATTAATCGCTTTGTTTATTTTATCGCTGGCTGTTATCAATTATATCAATTTATCTACGGCACAGTCAAGCTTGCGTGCAAAAGAAGTAGGCGTGCGCAAAACATTTGGTGGCAGCGAACGGCAAATAAGGTTTCAATTTCTTATGGAAACATTTGTGATTACTTTGCTTTCGGCATTATTGGCGGTTGTGCTTGTGCCTTTACTGATGAAAGGGTTTGCCGGTTATATTCCTAAAGGATTTACTTTCTTCAACGTATTAAATGCAGAAGGAATCGGTTGCTTAACTGTATTGATGGTCGCGCTCACATTTGTTGCCGGTATTTATCCTGCGTTGGTTTTGGCAAGGTTTGAACCCGTAAAAGTTTTGAAGGGCAATACTTCAGGCAAAGGATATAAAAACAGTCTTACCAGAAAGATTTTAATTATCAGCCAGTTTGCGGTAGCACAAATTTTATTGGTATTGGTAATAACTGTAAGCAGACAAATTCATTATTCGCTGAATAAAGATTTGGGATATAAAAATATAAAAGGCATTATCTCGTTTTATGCGCCGGACGCAAGAAAAGTAAAAAGCAATAAATATGTCCTGGTAAATAAGTTACAGCAATTGCCGGGCGTTTCAGAGGTAAGCCTGGGCAGCGCCGCGCCAACCTCTGCTATACAAAGTATTTCGGTTGCTTCTACTATCGTAAAAGGAAAAGAATTGCATTTTAGTGTATGGCAGTTTTTGGGCGATACAAATTATATTCATCTTTTTGGCATTCCGCTTACAGCAGGTTCCAATATCACGACCAATATGGCGGCGGACCCTTTTGGGGTGCTGGTCAATGAAACATTTGCCAGGCAGATAGGTTATTCCTCTCCTTTAAATGCCGTCAATCAGGTATTTGACTTCGATGGGAATAAAGTAATTATTAGAGGTGTGCTGCACGATTTTAGTATGGGTTCGACCAAGTCCTCCATCAAACCGATGCTTTATTTTTATGATGCGCCGCACGCAGGTTTTGTCCATATCCTTTTATCGGGCGAACCCGATGACTGGCAGGCAACTCTCCGGAAGATACAAGCCGTTTATCATGCTTTATATCCGGGCAATACATTTGACTACACCTTTTTAGACCAGTCGATTGAGAAATTGTACAAAGAGGATATCGCCATTTCGCAGGTGCTAACGTGGGCAACAGGTTTGACAATTTTTATATCCTGTCTTGGCTTGTTCGGCTTGGTTACATTCATGGCAAACCGGCGCAGAAAAGAAATCGGTATCCGCAAAGTGTTAGGTGCATCGGTATATCAAATTGTGGCAATGCTGTCGAAAAGTATGTTGCAATTGGTCGTTATAGCATCGTTGATTGCGTTTCCATTTGCGTGGTATTTTTCACATGAATGGTTAAATGGGTTTGCTTATAAAATAAGTGTCGGCTGGTGGGTATTCATCGCAAGCGCTGCGGGCATGATGTTGATTGCGTTATCGGTGCTTGCAATGCGCGCATGGAAATCGGCAAAAGAAAACCCCGTAAAGAGTTTAAAAACGGAATGA
- a CDS encoding ABC transporter permease produces MIIAHYLKTAWRNLFRNKTFSVINIGGLAVGMAVALLIGLWIYSEVSFNTSFKNYNTIAQVLQNQTVEGKIYTQQADPFPLGKALQTKYGSDFKHVIMSSWQGDHVLNLGMKNIIKSGAYMDKGADDMLSLKMLKGRYGALSQPNDVYISASTAKALFGNADPMNKQLKIDNKLDVKVAGVYEDIPYNTDFSGLDFIAPWDLYVTSESWIKNNQTRWDNNSFRVFVQMADHTDMQEVSKKIADIKLNEVSAGEKKYHAQMFLAPMKDWHLHDNYENGVQTGGKIVYVWMFGIIGMFVLLLACINFMNLSTARSEKRAKEVGIRKVVGSLRSMLIKQFYFESILMVVIAFAIALLLTRLTLPWFNTLSDKRMIIPWGNVFFWLTSVIFILFTGIIAGSYPALYLSSFNPVKVLKGSFRAGRNASLPRKILIISQFTISLILIIGTLVVYKQIKFSQNRPVGYNQNALIDMYVNTPEYAKYFSAIKNELLASGAITNMANSTAPVTNVWSSTNGLTWAGKDPNLTQDFVQTSVSTDFGNTVGWHITRGRDFYATGVSDSSSLIINEAAVKYMGLKNPVGTIIGDTYDSSVHYTVIGVVQDIVSGSAYTPVQQAFYVLNKYPSDIGLFYLRLNPSKSAHEAIETIGKVFKKYITEAPFTYNFVNEEYAQKFATEERIGKLATFFAALAVFISCLGLFGLASFMAEQRTKEIGIRKVLGASVFGLWKLLSKDFIVLVLISCAIAAPVAWLCMHKWLQKYEYRTAISWWVLAVPALFALAIALVTVSYHAIKAARANPVKSLKTE; encoded by the coding sequence ATGATTATCGCACATTATCTCAAAACCGCGTGGCGCAATTTGTTTAGAAACAAAACATTTTCCGTTATCAACATCGGCGGGCTTGCCGTAGGCATGGCTGTTGCCTTATTGATTGGTCTTTGGATTTACAGTGAAGTCTCATTTAACACTTCATTTAAAAACTATAATACCATTGCGCAGGTACTGCAAAACCAAACGGTAGAAGGAAAGATTTATACACAACAGGCTGACCCGTTTCCTCTGGGCAAAGCATTGCAAACAAAATACGGAAGCGATTTCAAGCATGTAATCATGAGTTCCTGGCAGGGCGACCACGTGCTTAATTTGGGCATGAAAAACATCATAAAATCAGGCGCTTATATGGATAAAGGTGCGGATGATATGCTCTCACTTAAAATGCTGAAAGGCAGATACGGTGCGCTTAGTCAGCCGAACGATGTTTATATTTCTGCATCTACAGCCAAAGCGCTGTTTGGCAACGCCGACCCTATGAACAAGCAGTTAAAAATCGATAATAAACTCGATGTAAAAGTCGCCGGCGTTTACGAAGACATTCCTTATAACACAGACTTTAGCGGATTGGATTTTATTGCGCCGTGGGACTTGTATGTAACATCTGAAAGCTGGATTAAGAACAACCAAACAAGGTGGGACAATAATTCCTTCCGGGTATTTGTACAGATGGCAGACCATACAGATATGCAAGAGGTAAGCAAAAAAATAGCCGATATAAAATTAAACGAAGTAAGCGCAGGTGAAAAGAAATATCATGCACAAATGTTTCTTGCACCGATGAAAGACTGGCATTTACATGACAACTACGAAAACGGCGTACAGACAGGCGGAAAAATTGTGTATGTATGGATGTTTGGAATCATCGGGATGTTCGTACTGTTGTTGGCTTGCATCAATTTTATGAATCTCTCAACGGCGCGTAGCGAAAAACGGGCAAAGGAAGTGGGTATCCGCAAGGTCGTAGGCTCGCTCCGTTCTATGCTTATCAAACAATTTTATTTTGAATCCATATTAATGGTTGTGATTGCATTTGCGATTGCATTGTTATTAACAAGATTGACACTTCCGTGGTTCAATACATTATCCGACAAAAGAATGATTATTCCATGGGGAAATGTTTTCTTTTGGTTGACTTCCGTAATTTTTATTCTTTTCACGGGAATCATTGCAGGCAGTTATCCTGCGTTGTATCTGTCTTCCTTCAATCCCGTAAAAGTGTTGAAGGGCAGCTTCCGCGCAGGACGAAATGCTTCATTGCCGAGAAAAATCCTCATCATTTCGCAATTTACCATTTCCCTTATTCTGATAATCGGAACGCTTGTTGTTTACAAACAAATAAAATTTTCCCAAAACAGACCTGTGGGTTATAATCAAAACGCGCTGATAGATATGTATGTGAATACGCCGGAATATGCAAAATATTTTTCCGCCATAAAAAATGAATTATTGGCAAGCGGCGCCATTACAAATATGGCAAACAGTACAGCGCCTGTTACCAATGTTTGGTCAAGCACGAACGGATTGACATGGGCAGGAAAAGACCCGAACCTTACACAGGATTTTGTACAAACGAGCGTTTCTACCGACTTCGGAAATACAGTTGGCTGGCATATAACAAGGGGAAGGGATTTTTATGCAACGGGTGTTTCGGATTCGTCATCGTTAATTATCAACGAAGCTGCTGTAAAATATATGGGACTAAAAAATCCTGTGGGCACCATTATAGGCGATACATATGACAGTTCGGTACATTATACCGTCATCGGTGTAGTGCAGGATATTGTTTCGGGTTCGGCATATACGCCCGTGCAACAGGCGTTCTATGTTCTTAATAAATATCCGAGTGATATTGGCCTGTTTTATTTGCGGCTCAATCCCAGCAAAAGCGCACACGAAGCCATTGAAACAATAGGAAAAGTATTTAAAAAATATATTACAGAAGCACCCTTTACTTACAATTTTGTAAACGAGGAGTACGCCCAAAAGTTTGCTACGGAAGAGCGCATCGGTAAGCTCGCCACATTCTTTGCGGCATTGGCGGTATTCATCAGTTGTTTGGGCTTGTTTGGTTTAGCGTCTTTCATGGCAGAGCAAAGAACAAAAGAAATCGGTATCAGAAAAGTATTAGGCGCATCGGTATTCGGTTTATGGAAATTATTATCCAAAGACTTTATTGTATTGGTTTTGATTTCTTGTGCCATCGCTGCACCTGTTGCATGGCTTTGTATGCACAAATGGTTGCAGAAATACGAATACAGAACCGCAATCAGTTGGTGGGTATTGGCTGTTCCTGCATTATTTGCTTTGGCTATTGCTTTGGTTACGGTAAGTTATCACGCCATCAAAGCTGCAAGAGCCAATCCCGTAAAGAGTTTGAAAACGGAATAG
- a CDS encoding ABC transporter permease, with protein MFLHYFKTASKILKKNKIFTVLNIGGLAIGIACVALILLWVENQLDYNKQFNNAANIYQVMDNQKYNGNYITFDASPHPLVAALKQSVPEIKNAVSVDWTHSSAFSLGNKKIAEQGTEADSTFFQIFNFPVVEGSLKNALNDNNGIVISQKMAMAFFGNKPAVGKTLKMNGNKLFTVKAVIKDMPKNMTFNYDYIIKMDVHGDYAYQENWGSNSLEIFVELYPNANVDAINKKIQFTAKANGSDNSAEFWLFPLSKTHLYHDFANGKPTGSGQIKYVKMFSFVGFIILLIACINFMNLSTARAQNRSKEVGVRKVFGARRQTLMKQFLTEALMVSFIAMFIAVGLVYVTLPLFNSVFKTEIAFHINTTAHIVGLLLITIVCGVLAGSYPALYLSSFNPIKALRRQSSKTSSGGGFVRKALVVVQFSASIILIISTIIIYQQIQHTKIRDLGFDKEHLIYLPQPGDNISQHFEAFRNELLQTGLVEDASMSWSSPLQIGSGSSDYHWDGQAANEKILISLNRITPHYITTAGFHLMEGRDFQSPATDSANIIINESFAKLIGEKNGRVGGVIYDGGGNKINIIGVLKNFVYNNMSSVQPDPMFFYCVSPADNYMELFIRLKANTDVASDIAKIKSLYDKEEPENPFNYKFVDKEFETFFQSEEMLGNLAFVFGGLAIIISCLGLFGLSAFMAEQRTKEIGIRKVLGASVKSIVQLLSKDFLKLVALSCIIAFPAAYLLMRSWLQNYQYRIGVEWYVFIIAAALALLIAFITVSSQAFKAARANPVKSLKTE; from the coding sequence ATGTTCTTACATTATTTTAAAACAGCGTCGAAGATTTTAAAGAAGAACAAAATCTTTACTGTTCTCAACATTGGCGGGCTTGCCATTGGCATTGCCTGCGTTGCGCTCATTTTGCTTTGGGTGGAAAACCAGTTGGATTACAATAAGCAGTTTAACAATGCCGCGAATATTTACCAGGTAATGGACAACCAAAAATATAACGGTAACTATATCACGTTTGATGCAAGTCCACACCCTTTGGTAGCTGCATTGAAACAATCTGTTCCGGAAATTAAAAACGCAGTAAGCGTCGATTGGACACATAGTTCGGCTTTTTCACTCGGTAATAAAAAAATAGCCGAGCAAGGCACGGAAGCAGATAGCACATTTTTCCAAATCTTCAATTTCCCTGTTGTGGAAGGAAGTCTCAAAAATGCGCTGAATGACAATAACGGTATCGTGATTTCACAAAAAATGGCAATGGCTTTTTTCGGCAACAAACCTGCGGTGGGCAAAACATTAAAGATGAACGGCAACAAGCTTTTCACGGTAAAAGCCGTGATAAAAGATATGCCGAAGAATATGACTTTCAATTATGACTACATTATAAAAATGGATGTCCATGGCGATTATGCCTATCAGGAAAACTGGGGCAGTAATTCGTTGGAAATTTTTGTAGAACTATATCCGAACGCAAATGTGGATGCCATAAATAAAAAAATACAATTTACAGCAAAAGCAAACGGCAGTGACAACTCCGCAGAATTTTGGCTGTTTCCATTATCTAAAACGCATTTGTATCACGATTTTGCGAATGGAAAACCTACGGGTTCCGGACAAATAAAATATGTAAAAATGTTTTCGTTTGTCGGGTTTATTATTTTACTGATTGCCTGCATCAATTTTATGAATCTCTCGACGGCGCGTGCGCAAAATCGTTCCAAAGAAGTAGGCGTACGCAAAGTATTCGGCGCGAGGCGTCAAACATTAATGAAACAATTTTTAACCGAAGCGCTGATGGTTTCATTCATTGCCATGTTCATCGCTGTTGGACTGGTGTATGTAACGTTACCTTTGTTCAATTCCGTATTCAAAACGGAAATAGCTTTTCATATCAATACCACCGCGCACATTGTTGGTTTATTGTTGATAACCATTGTTTGCGGAGTGCTGGCAGGCAGTTATCCCGCGCTGTATTTATCATCGTTCAATCCTATTAAAGCATTGCGCAGGCAATCGTCCAAAACCTCGTCGGGCGGCGGTTTTGTGCGAAAGGCGTTAGTGGTTGTACAGTTTTCCGCATCCATTATTTTAATCATTTCCACTATTATTATTTACCAACAAATACAACATACCAAAATAAGAGATTTGGGTTTTGATAAAGAACATTTGATTTATTTACCACAACCGGGCGACAATATTTCACAGCACTTTGAAGCGTTTCGTAATGAGCTTTTGCAAACAGGTTTAGTGGAAGATGCAAGTATGTCTTGGTCTTCGCCTTTGCAAATAGGAAGCGGCTCGAGCGATTATCATTGGGATGGGCAAGCCGCAAATGAAAAAATATTAATAAGCCTGAACCGTATAACGCCGCATTATATTACCACCGCCGGATTTCATTTGATGGAAGGGAGAGATTTTCAATCGCCGGCTACGGACAGCGCCAATATCATTATTAATGAAAGTTTTGCCAAATTGATTGGAGAAAAGAATGGTCGCGTTGGTGGTGTAATATATGATGGCGGCGGCAACAAAATTAATATCATCGGTGTATTGAAAAATTTTGTGTACAACAATATGAGTAGTGTACAACCAGACCCTATGTTTTTTTATTGTGTTAGTCCGGCTGATAATTACATGGAGTTATTCATACGCCTCAAAGCAAACACAGACGTGGCAAGCGATATAGCCAAAATAAAATCGTTGTACGACAAAGAAGAACCCGAAAATCCGTTCAATTACAAGTTTGTGGACAAAGAGTTTGAAACCTTCTTCCAAAGCGAAGAAATGCTGGGAAATCTTGCTTTTGTTTTCGGCGGTTTGGCAATCATTATTTCCTGTTTGGGTTTGTTTGGTTTGTCGGCATTTATGGCAGAGCAAAGAACAAAAGAAATCGGCATTCGCAAAGTATTGGGCGCATCGGTAAAATCCATTGTGCAGCTGCTTTCAAAAGATTTTTTGAAGCTCGTTGCGCTATCGTGCATTATCGCATTTCCGGCGGCGTATTTATTGATGCGCAGTTGGTTGCAGAACTATCAATACCGCATCGGCGTTGAATGGTATGTATTTATCATTGCTGCCGCGCTGGCGTTGCTGATTGCCTTCATCACCGTGAGTTCGCAAGCATTTAAAGCCGCAAGAGCCAATCCTGTAAAGAGTTTGAAAACGGAATAG